One Kineococcus radiotolerans SRS30216 = ATCC BAA-149 DNA window includes the following coding sequences:
- the fliE gene encoding flagellar hook-basal body complex protein FliE, with the protein MSIESIGGVGDVASTMGTLATGFGQGLEDVDNAQMTRGIGAATGTAATGTVASAGAFGIPGAGSATAVEGTSGTDFASLLSGGLDKLQGMQSRSDDLAVKAATGDLTNVHDYMIASNEAQLATQLTTAIRNKAVDAFNEIMRMQV; encoded by the coding sequence GTGAGCATCGAGTCGATCGGCGGCGTCGGCGACGTCGCCAGCACGATGGGAACCCTCGCCACCGGCTTCGGCCAGGGGCTCGAGGACGTGGACAACGCGCAGATGACCCGCGGGATCGGGGCGGCCACCGGCACCGCGGCCACCGGGACCGTCGCCTCCGCCGGCGCCTTCGGGATCCCCGGCGCGGGTTCGGCGACCGCGGTCGAGGGAACCTCCGGCACCGACTTCGCGTCGCTGCTCTCCGGAGGGCTGGACAAGCTGCAGGGCATGCAGTCCCGGTCGGACGACCTGGCGGTGAAGGCCGCCACCGGTGACCTCACCAACGTTCACGACTACATGATCGCCAGCAACGAGGCCCAGCTGGCCACCCAGCTCACCACCGCCATCCGCAACAAGGCGGTCGACGCCTTCAACGAGATCATGAGGATGCAGGTCTGA
- the flgC gene encoding flagellar basal body rod protein FlgC, translated as MSIFDAIGIAGTGVTVNRKWMDAVSDNLANINTATRTDEDAFAARYVVAAEAADGKGTQVAGIVTGSTEGRMVHEPDNPLADENGYVKYPDIDMSSQMTSLMMAQRAYQANLQTITSAKEAYSAALQLGKG; from the coding sequence TTCGACGCGATCGGCATCGCCGGCACCGGCGTCACCGTGAACCGCAAGTGGATGGACGCCGTCAGCGACAACCTGGCGAACATCAACACCGCGACCCGCACCGACGAGGACGCCTTCGCGGCGAGGTACGTCGTCGCCGCCGAGGCCGCCGACGGCAAGGGCACCCAGGTGGCCGGCATCGTCACGGGCAGCACCGAGGGCCGGATGGTCCACGAGCCGGACAACCCGCTGGCCGACGAGAACGGGTACGTGAAGTACCCCGACATCGACATGAGCAGCCAGATGACGAGCCTCATGATGGCCCAGCGCGCGTACCAGGCGAACCTGCAGACGATCACCTCCGCCAAGGAGGCCTACTCGGCCGCCCTGCAGCTCGGGAAGGGCTGA